Proteins encoded in a region of the Elusimicrobiota bacterium genome:
- a CDS encoding FAD-binding protein — protein MSKIFVISEKCVGCGLCIKACPFGAITLTERPDHTKKIKLAVIELTKCNFCSACLEACKKYEAIVIEKDDFRLPTSDFLSFKNVWVYAEQRHGEISPVVFELLWKGRELSDKLNVKLCAILMGHNIEPKAKELIEYGADIVYVYDDEIVSEFQDDPYSELLAQLVKEEKPEIILMGATNIGRSFASRVAAKIETGLTADCTGLDIELETRNLLQTRPAFGGNIMATIKTANHRPQMATVRHKVFKKAARREKREGEIVEKTFDKTKIRNRTKFLQFVADISQKVNLAEADIIVSGGRGLGKPEGFQLIEEFAKAIGGAVGASRATVDAGWIPYSHQVGQTGRTVAPKLYIACGISGQIQHLVGMQSSERIVAINKDLECPMMKLATYAIEGDLYQIIPEIIKELKK, from the coding sequence ATGTCCAAAATTTTTGTAATCTCTGAAAAATGTGTTGGTTGTGGGCTTTGTATAAAAGCATGCCCTTTTGGTGCTATAACTTTAACTGAAAGACCTGACCATACCAAAAAAATAAAACTCGCAGTGATAGAACTAACAAAATGTAATTTTTGTTCTGCCTGTCTTGAGGCATGCAAAAAATATGAAGCAATAGTTATAGAGAAAGACGACTTCCGACTTCCGACTTCCGACTTCCTGTCTTTCAAGAATGTCTGGGTTTATGCCGAACAACGGCATGGTGAAATTTCGCCGGTTGTTTTTGAACTTTTGTGGAAAGGCAGAGAGCTTTCCGATAAACTCAATGTAAAACTTTGTGCAATTTTGATGGGTCATAATATTGAACCCAAAGCAAAAGAACTTATAGAATACGGTGCTGACATAGTTTATGTTTATGACGATGAAATTGTAAGCGAGTTTCAAGATGACCCATATTCAGAACTTCTAGCTCAACTTGTAAAAGAAGAGAAACCTGAAATAATTCTGATGGGTGCAACAAATATAGGCAGAAGTTTTGCATCACGTGTAGCTGCAAAAATAGAAACCGGTCTTACTGCAGATTGTACAGGACTGGATATTGAGCTGGAAACACGAAACCTTTTACAGACAAGACCTGCATTTGGTGGGAATATTATGGCAACAATTAAAACAGCCAATCATAGACCGCAGATGGCAACTGTCCGTCATAAGGTATTTAAGAAGGCAGCAAGAAGAGAGAAGAGAGAAGGAGAGATAGTAGAAAAGACATTTGACAAAACGAAAATAAGAAATAGAACAAAATTTTTACAATTTGTTGCCGATATCTCGCAGAAAGTCAATCTTGCAGAAGCGGATATAATAGTTTCTGGTGGACGCGGACTTGGAAAACCCGAGGGTTTTCAGTTAATAGAAGAATTTGCAAAAGCAATCGGCGGTGCGGTTGGTGCTTCACGTGCAACTGTTGACGCTGGCTGGATTCCTTATTCACATCAGGTTGGACAGACAGGCAGAACTGTTGCTCCGAAACTCTATATCGCCTGCGGTATTTCCGGACAAATCCAGCATCTTGTAGGAATGCAATCGTCAGAACGAATTGTTGCTATAAACAAAGACCTGGAATGTCCGATGATGAAACTCGCCACCTACGCCATAGAAGGCGACCTCTACCAAATAATTCCAGAAATAATCAAGGAATTAAAAAAGTAA
- a CDS encoding metallophosphoesterase family protein, whose protein sequence is MRYAIFSDIHSSIEALEAVLLEISKQNVDEYICCGDIVGYGPNPNECVEKIKTIKKGGERVDLKIVAGNHDRASIGLFDIEWFNDNAKAAVRWTVSVLTDENKKFLLELPEKIVIADFTIVHGSPREPINEYLLKSTDMAENLNFFSTQFCFIGHSHRPFIYSAETGITIPGENETIEIASKSIINVGSVGQPRDGDNRAGFLIFENNSVTFYRVEYDIKAVQEKMRTATLPEYLIERLKYGR, encoded by the coding sequence ATGCGATACGCAATTTTTTCTGATATTCATTCAAGCATTGAAGCGCTGGAAGCAGTCCTATTAGAAATTTCTAAACAAAATGTAGACGAATATATCTGTTGTGGCGATATTGTCGGCTACGGTCCGAATCCAAACGAATGTGTTGAAAAAATAAAAACTATAAAAAAGGGGGGGGAGAGGGTGGATTTAAAAATTGTTGCCGGGAATCACGATAGAGCATCAATCGGTCTGTTTGATATAGAATGGTTTAATGATAATGCTAAAGCAGCGGTTCGGTGGACTGTTTCAGTATTAACTGATGAAAACAAAAAGTTTTTATTAGAACTGCCAGAAAAAATTGTTATTGCCGATTTTACAATTGTTCACGGCAGCCCCCGAGAGCCAATCAACGAGTATCTTTTGAAATCAACTGATATGGCTGAGAATCTCAACTTTTTTTCAACCCAATTCTGTTTCATCGGACATAGCCATAGACCGTTTATTTATAGTGCCGAAACCGGGATAACCATTCCAGGCGAAAATGAAACAATAGAAATAGCATCAAAATCAATAATAAATGTCGGCTCTGTCGGACAACCCCGAGATGGCGATAATCGTGCAGGTTTTTTGATATTTGAAAATAACAGCGTTACATTTTATCGGGTTGAATACGACATAAAAGCGGTTCAAGAAAAAATGAGAACAGCAACTTTACCGGAATATCTTATAGAACGATTAAAATATGGCAGATAA
- a CDS encoding electron transfer flavoprotein subunit beta/FixA family protein, with the protein MNIIVLIKQVPATTDVKIDEKTGTLKREGVEAQVNPFDLYAVEEAVRLKEKFGGKITVITMGPPQAEKALRECLAMGCDEAVLVSDREFAGADTLATSYTLAQAIKKIGNFDIVICGKQAIDGDTAQVGPGVAEMLDISHIAYVKKIEDFVCDASAPTGLQRRIRVQRMMEDGYDVIESPLPCLLTVVKEINTPRFPSLRGMMFSKKAEIKHFTSKIIEADKTKLGIAGSPTNVMKVFCPPPRSGGERIAGEPIEQAQKLVAKLKETKII; encoded by the coding sequence ATGAACATTATAGTTTTAATTAAACAAGTGCCTGCGACAACAGATGTCAAAATTGATGAAAAAACCGGCACACTAAAAAGGGAAGGTGTTGAGGCACAGGTGAATCCGTTTGATTTATATGCTGTTGAAGAAGCGGTGCGATTGAAAGAAAAATTCGGCGGAAAAATCACCGTCATCACAATGGGGCCGCCTCAGGCAGAAAAAGCACTCCGTGAATGTTTGGCGATGGGTTGTGATGAAGCAGTTCTTGTTTCCGATAGAGAATTTGCAGGTGCTGATACGCTCGCGACTTCTTATACACTTGCACAAGCAATAAAAAAAATTGGCAATTTTGATATAGTTATTTGTGGAAAACAGGCAATTGATGGTGATACTGCACAAGTAGGACCCGGTGTGGCTGAAATGCTTGATATTTCTCATATTGCATATGTAAAAAAAATAGAAGATTTTGTATGCGACGCTTCAGCCCCAACGGGGCTTCAGCGTCGTATCCGTGTGCAACGAATGATGGAAGATGGCTACGATGTAATTGAATCACCGCTACCTTGTCTTTTAACAGTTGTGAAAGAAATAAACACACCACGATTTCCATCCTTGCGGGGTATGATGTTTTCTAAAAAAGCGGAAATAAAACATTTCACTTCAAAAATAATTGAAGCGGATAAAACAAAACTCGGCATTGCGGGTTCACCAACAAATGTGATGAAAGTTTTTTGTCCACCACCACGAAGCGGTGGCGAAAGAATCGCAGGCGAACCAATAGAACAGGCACAAAAATTAGTTGCAAAATTAAAAGAAACAAAAATTATATGA
- a CDS encoding site-specific DNA-methyltransferase produces the protein MIKKWLNTIQNLDCIKGMQQLPNESIDLIVTSPPYDSIRKYNGFTLNLSDVGKESFRILKDGGVAVMVIQDQTVNYAKTLTSFRTIIDWCDNAGFRLFECCLYRKHGTDGAWYSKRFRVDHEYIPIFLKGAKPQYFNKEPLKIPSKWAGVTMTGGATRCTNGKTLNSRPITINPMKCRGTVWEYLTCGDGDRLKHQHPATFPDKLPYDIIQCFCPEGGIVLDPFIGSGTTAISAIKLNRKFIGFEISKEYCNLANKRVETEMGLLVC, from the coding sequence ATGATTAAAAAATGGCTTAACACAATTCAAAATCTTGACTGTATAAAAGGGATGCAACAGTTACCAAACGAATCAATTGATTTAATTGTTACATCACCACCATATGACAGTATTAGAAAATATAATGGTTTTACACTAAATTTGTCTGATGTTGGAAAAGAGTCGTTTCGCATCTTAAAAGATGGTGGAGTTGCAGTTATGGTTATTCAGGATCAGACAGTAAATTATGCTAAAACACTTACATCTTTCAGGACAATTATTGACTGGTGTGATAATGCAGGTTTTCGTCTTTTTGAATGTTGTCTTTACAGAAAACACGGAACTGATGGTGCTTGGTATTCAAAAAGGTTCAGGGTAGACCACGAGTATATTCCTATTTTTCTTAAAGGTGCAAAGCCGCAATATTTTAATAAAGAACCACTGAAAATTCCTTCCAAATGGGCAGGTGTTACAATGACTGGTGGTGCCACTCGATGCACCAATGGAAAAACATTAAATTCACGACCGATTACAATCAATCCGATGAAATGTAGGGGAACTGTTTGGGAATATCTAACCTGTGGTGATGGTGACCGTCTCAAACATCAACATCCAGCGACTTTTCCGGATAAGTTACCTTACGATATAATTCAGTGTTTTTGTCCCGAAGGTGGAATTGTTTTAGACCCGTTCATTGGAAGCGGAACGACAGCAATTTCAGCGATTAAATTAAATAGGAAATTCATCGGTTTTGAAATATCCAAAGAATATTGTAATCTTGCAAATAAACGGGTTGAAACTGAAATGGGTCTACTAGTATGTTGA
- the trxB gene encoding thioredoxin-disulfide reductase: MADKLYDVIIIGGGPAGLTAGLYAARARLNTLLIDNYGIDSQVVSADIIENYPGFVDGIKGVELLQKLKLQSVKFGLQMLSDEVESVTETNQHFEIKTTTKSYSTCALIIATGGKPKQLGISGENELKGRGVSYCATCDGALFRNKTVAVVGGGDTAIEEALFLTKFADKVFVIHRRDKLRATKILQERALSNIKIAFVLNSKVVEIKGSGVGGIQKVESVVIENVQSAQKSSINCAGVFIFAGFTPNTEFLKKREREGGEGGDIAVQMDDFGYIITDAEMKTSNPAIFACGDCRAKPLRQVVTACSDGAIAAISCEKYIESIRLKEKG; this comes from the coding sequence ATGGCAGATAAACTTTATGATGTGATTATTATTGGTGGCGGACCTGCGGGACTGACTGCCGGGCTTTATGCTGCAAGGGCACGATTAAACACACTTCTGATAGATAATTACGGGATAGATAGTCAGGTAGTTTCCGCTGATATTATTGAAAATTATCCTGGATTTGTTGATGGTATAAAAGGTGTTGAACTTTTGCAAAAATTGAAATTACAGTCAGTAAAATTCGGGCTTCAGATGCTTTCTGATGAAGTTGAGTCAGTAACAGAAACGAATCAACATTTTGAAATCAAAACTACAACTAAATCTTATTCAACTTGTGCTCTAATTATTGCAACAGGCGGGAAACCTAAACAACTCGGTATCTCTGGCGAGAATGAACTTAAAGGCAGAGGTGTGTCTTATTGTGCAACTTGTGATGGTGCACTTTTTAGAAATAAAACTGTCGCAGTAGTCGGCGGTGGCGATACTGCAATAGAAGAGGCGCTTTTTTTGACAAAGTTTGCTGATAAGGTTTTTGTTATTCATCGTAGAGATAAACTGCGTGCAACAAAAATACTGCAGGAACGTGCTCTATCAAATATCAAAATAGCGTTTGTGTTGAACTCTAAAGTTGTTGAAATCAAAGGCAGCGGGGTGGGTGGCATTCAAAAAGTAGAAAGTGTAGTAATTGAAAATGTTCAATCAGCACAAAAAAGTTCTATAAATTGTGCTGGTGTTTTCATATTTGCCGGATTTACACCAAATACTGAGTTCCTGAAAAAAAGGGAGAGGGAGGGTGGGGAGGGTGGTGATATTGCTGTCCAAATGGACGACTTTGGCTACATAATTACTGACGCGGAAATGAAAACAAGCAATCCAGCAATTTTTGCCTGTGGCGATTGCCGTGCAAAACCGTTAAGACAGGTTGTTACCGCTTGTAGTGATGGTGCGATTGCAGCAATATCTTGTGAAAAATACATAGAAAGTATCAGATTGAAAGAAAAAGGTTAA